A genomic stretch from Bordetella sp. N includes:
- a CDS encoding sulfite exporter TauE/SafE family protein, with the protein MSLYLLLAAFGCLAGVTTVLFGFGGGFVVVPLLYKLLTLTHPAGSPAASAAMQIAVATSTCVMIFGAAMATRRHQRAGNIEWPRVRPLLAPIALGAAGGAAAATMVTGDSLRWAFAAYLALTILDCVLRPGFMARPAMTAKAPGAASNTVVGVTIGLIAAFLGVGGSVMTVPLMRRRGVDMTRATAMANPLSLPVAVAGAAAYVVLAWQAPALGDWHIGYVDLRALLILIAGSWLGIRLTSPFIGKVPDRVHARVYVGLLVLVLVAMLVR; encoded by the coding sequence ATGTCGCTTTATCTACTTTTGGCCGCGTTTGGCTGCCTGGCCGGCGTCACGACGGTCCTGTTCGGTTTCGGCGGTGGCTTTGTCGTCGTGCCCCTGCTCTACAAGCTGCTGACCTTGACGCACCCGGCCGGCAGTCCGGCGGCCTCGGCGGCGATGCAGATCGCGGTGGCCACGTCCACGTGCGTGATGATCTTCGGCGCGGCGATGGCGACGCGGCGGCACCAGAGAGCGGGCAATATCGAGTGGCCGCGCGTGCGCCCGCTGCTGGCGCCCATCGCGCTGGGCGCGGCCGGCGGCGCGGCGGCCGCCACCATGGTCACGGGCGACAGCCTGCGCTGGGCGTTTGCCGCCTATCTGGCCCTGACGATACTGGACTGCGTGTTGCGGCCGGGTTTCATGGCGCGTCCGGCCATGACGGCCAAGGCGCCTGGCGCCGCGTCGAACACCGTGGTCGGCGTGACCATCGGCCTGATCGCCGCCTTTCTTGGCGTCGGCGGCAGCGTCATGACCGTACCCTTGATGCGCCGCCGTGGCGTCGACATGACCCGGGCCACGGCCATGGCCAATCCGCTGTCTCTGCCCGTGGCCGTGGCTGGCGCGGCCGCCTATGTGGTCCTGGCGTGGCAGGCGCCGGCGCTGGGGGACTGGCACATCGGCTACGTGGACCTGCGTGCCCTGCTGATTCTGATCGCCGGGTCCTGGCTGGGCATCCGCCTGACCAGTCCGTTCATCGGAAAGGTGCCGGACCGCGTTCACGCCCGCGTCTACGTCGGTTTGCTGGTGCTCGTGCTGGTGGCGATGCTGGTGCGTTGA
- a CDS encoding PLP-dependent aminotransferase family protein, giving the protein MIKSICADLVLQRLAPSGSGTLNRQLYECLRGAILDGSLPPSSPLPASRDLAREVGMSRNTVLHAYEQLRTEGYVHARVGSGTFVAETAPDSYLSADRQQGLQALRAAADQPAAAAANAPVRLARRAQTLLSNVSAAPGQWGAFMPGVPDVTQFPNRHFSRILTRLWRDPAPQLLTYTHGGGHPALRAAIADHVRVARSVRCDPDQILVTEGVHQAIDLSLRMLVDPRETVWVEEPGYWGFHKVLQMVSAVVKPLRVEAEGSGWPAGKVPPRLIFVTPSHQYPLGLVMSLARRRELLEYARASGSWIVEDDYDSEFRYAGRPIPAMQGLEENAPVIYIGTFSKTLFPGLRVGYMVLPRALAEPFRSAHADLYREGHGLTQAALAELLEQGHYAAHIRRMRVLYARRRALLEGLINRYLGPEYLDPQSSNAGLHLVLRLPPDCDDVAITAAAQARGVLTRPLSRYYQHPGARRGLLLGYACVHEKDIAPAFHTLRACLEGPPLPR; this is encoded by the coding sequence ATGATCAAGTCGATCTGCGCCGATCTGGTCCTGCAGCGCCTGGCGCCGTCGGGGTCGGGCACGTTGAATCGTCAGCTGTATGAGTGCCTGCGCGGGGCCATCCTGGATGGCAGCCTGCCGCCCTCCAGTCCGCTGCCCGCGTCGCGCGACCTGGCGCGCGAGGTCGGCATGTCGCGTAATACCGTGCTGCACGCCTACGAGCAGTTGCGCACCGAAGGCTATGTCCACGCCCGCGTCGGCAGCGGCACCTTCGTGGCGGAAACCGCACCGGACAGCTATCTGAGCGCCGACCGCCAGCAGGGCTTGCAGGCGCTGCGGGCCGCCGCCGACCAGCCGGCCGCGGCCGCGGCCAACGCGCCGGTACGCCTGGCGCGGCGCGCGCAGACGCTACTGTCCAACGTCTCCGCGGCGCCGGGGCAGTGGGGCGCCTTCATGCCCGGCGTGCCGGACGTGACGCAGTTTCCGAACCGGCATTTCAGCCGCATTCTGACGCGTTTGTGGCGCGACCCGGCGCCGCAACTGCTGACGTACACACACGGTGGCGGCCATCCGGCCTTGCGCGCCGCCATCGCCGACCATGTGCGGGTGGCGCGGTCGGTGCGTTGCGATCCCGACCAGATTCTGGTGACCGAGGGCGTGCACCAGGCGATCGATCTGAGCTTGCGCATGCTGGTCGATCCACGCGAGACCGTCTGGGTGGAGGAGCCGGGCTACTGGGGCTTCCACAAGGTCCTGCAGATGGTGTCGGCGGTGGTGAAGCCCCTGCGCGTGGAGGCCGAAGGCAGCGGCTGGCCGGCGGGCAAAGTGCCGCCCCGGCTGATCTTCGTGACGCCGTCGCATCAATATCCGCTTGGCCTGGTGATGAGCCTGGCGCGCCGGCGCGAGTTGCTGGAGTACGCGCGGGCCTCGGGCAGCTGGATCGTCGAAGACGACTACGACAGCGAGTTCCGCTACGCGGGCCGGCCGATCCCGGCCATGCAGGGATTGGAGGAAAACGCGCCTGTCATCTACATCGGCACCTTCAGCAAGACCTTATTTCCCGGCCTGCGCGTGGGCTATATGGTGTTGCCGCGCGCCTTGGCCGAGCCGTTCCGCAGCGCGCACGCGGATCTATACCGGGAAGGGCATGGCTTGACCCAGGCCGCCCTGGCCGAGCTGCTGGAGCAGGGCCACTATGCGGCGCACATCCGCCGCATGCGGGTGCTGTACGCGCGCCGGCGCGCCTTGCTTGAAGGCTTGATCAATCGCTACCTGGGGCCGGAATACCTGGACCCGCAGTCGAGCAACGCGGGCCTGCACCTGGTGCTGCGGCTGCCGCCGGATTGCGATGACGTGGCGATCACGGCGGCGGCGCAGGCGCGTGGCGTACTGACCCGGCCTTTGTCGCGCTATTACCAGCATCCGGGTGCGCGGCGCGGGCTGCTGCTTGGCTATGCGTGCGTCCATGAAAAAGACATCGCACCGGCTTTCCACACGTTGCGAGCCTGCTTGGAAGGCCCCCCCCTACCGCGCTAA
- a CDS encoding 4-aminobutyrate--2-oxoglutarate transaminase: MKNADLQSRRLAATPRGVGVMCDFYAQRAENATIWDVEGREFIDFAAGIAVLNTGHRHPRITAAIGAQLESFTHTAYQIVPYESVVSLAERINAAAPIKGPAKTAFFTTGAEAVENAVKIARAYTGRSGVIAFAGGFHGRTMMTLALTGKVQPYKAGFGPFPGEVYHVPFPSTVGGVTTKDSLAAINLLFKADIDPKRVAAIIIEPVQGEGGFNVAPTELMQGLRALCDEHGIVLIADEVQTGYGRTGKLFSMEHHGVQPDLITMAKSLAGGMPLSAVCGRAEVMDAPAPGGLGGTYAGNPLSVAAAHAVLDVIAEENLCERAASLGERLVARLRAAQKKNAGIVDIRAQGSMVAIELRNAAGEPDADAVRRIQQRAQELGLVLLSCGMYGNVIRFLYPLTIPDAQFERALGILDEALQA; this comes from the coding sequence ATGAAAAACGCCGATCTGCAGTCCCGCCGCCTGGCCGCCACCCCGCGCGGCGTGGGAGTGATGTGTGACTTCTATGCCCAACGCGCTGAAAACGCCACGATCTGGGACGTGGAAGGCCGCGAATTCATCGACTTCGCCGCCGGCATCGCCGTGCTGAACACCGGCCATCGTCACCCCCGCATCACCGCTGCCATCGGCGCGCAGCTGGAAAGCTTCACGCACACCGCGTACCAGATCGTCCCCTACGAAAGCGTGGTGTCCCTGGCCGAGCGCATCAATGCCGCCGCTCCCATCAAGGGCCCGGCCAAGACCGCCTTCTTCACCACCGGCGCCGAAGCCGTAGAGAACGCGGTGAAGATCGCCCGCGCCTACACCGGCCGTTCGGGCGTGATCGCCTTCGCCGGCGGCTTCCACGGCCGCACCATGATGACCCTGGCCCTGACCGGCAAAGTGCAGCCCTACAAGGCCGGCTTCGGCCCGTTCCCGGGCGAGGTCTATCACGTGCCCTTCCCGAGCACCGTGGGCGGCGTGACGACCAAGGACTCGCTGGCGGCGATCAACCTGCTGTTCAAGGCGGACATCGATCCCAAGCGCGTGGCGGCCATCATCATCGAACCGGTCCAGGGCGAAGGCGGCTTCAACGTCGCGCCGACGGAACTGATGCAAGGCCTGCGCGCCCTGTGCGACGAGCACGGCATCGTGCTGATCGCCGATGAAGTCCAGACCGGCTATGGCCGTACCGGCAAGCTGTTCTCCATGGAACACCATGGCGTGCAACCCGACCTGATCACCATGGCCAAGAGCCTGGCGGGCGGCATGCCGCTGTCGGCCGTCTGCGGCCGCGCCGAAGTGATGGACGCACCTGCCCCCGGCGGCCTGGGCGGCACCTATGCCGGCAACCCCTTGTCCGTGGCGGCCGCGCATGCCGTGCTGGACGTGATCGCCGAAGAAAATCTGTGCGAACGCGCCGCGTCGCTGGGCGAGCGCCTGGTGGCCCGCCTGCGCGCTGCCCAGAAGAAGAATGCCGGCATCGTCGATATCCGCGCCCAGGGTTCGATGGTCGCCATCGAGTTGCGCAACGCAGCCGGCGAGCCGGATGCCGACGCCGTGCGCCGGATCCAGCAACGCGCCCAGGAACTGGGCCTGGTGCTGTTGAGCTGCGGCATGTACGGCAACGTGATTCGCTTCCTCTACCCGCTGACCATTCCCGACGCGCAATTCGAACGCGCCCTGGGCATCCTGGACGAGGCGCTGCAAGCATGA
- a CDS encoding NAD-dependent succinate-semialdehyde dehydrogenase: MSANLSKIELERPDLLRDLCLIDGEWIGADSGRTLAVTDPATGAQVGSVPFMGRAETERAIAAAAAALPAWRARTARDRAAVLRRWNDLILQHQRDLGMLMTREQGKPLPEAQGEVAYAASFVEWFAEEAKRVDGEVLQGQRVGQHIVVLKQPIGVCAAITPWNFPAAMITRKVGPALAAGCTMVVKPAELTPLTALALGVLAIEAGIPAGVLQFVTGDAAAIGQALCESDVVRKLSFTGSTNVGRILMSQCAPTIKKLSLELGGNAPLIVFDDADVERAVEGIIASKFRNAGQTCVCANRIYVQAGIYDRIVERLVAAVGAMRVGNGLEAGVTQGPLINDKAVAKVRQHIDDAVAQGAKVAVGGTDHPLGGTFFTPTVLTGVTQGMRVAQEETFGPMAPLFRFETEEEAVALANDTEFGLAAYIFTEDRRRIWRVSESLETGMVGVNTGLISNEVAPFGGVKQSGLGREGSRHGIEEYLEPKYVCMQD, encoded by the coding sequence ATGAGCGCGAACCTGTCCAAGATCGAACTCGAACGCCCCGACCTGCTGCGCGACCTGTGCCTGATCGACGGTGAGTGGATCGGCGCCGACAGCGGCCGCACCCTGGCCGTGACGGATCCCGCCACGGGCGCTCAGGTGGGCAGCGTGCCCTTCATGGGCCGCGCGGAAACCGAGCGCGCCATCGCGGCCGCCGCGGCCGCCCTGCCCGCGTGGCGAGCCCGCACGGCGCGCGACCGGGCCGCCGTGCTGCGGCGCTGGAACGACCTGATCCTGCAGCATCAACGTGACCTGGGCATGCTGATGACGCGCGAACAGGGCAAGCCTTTGCCCGAGGCGCAAGGCGAAGTCGCGTACGCGGCCTCCTTCGTCGAATGGTTCGCCGAAGAAGCCAAGCGCGTCGACGGTGAAGTGCTGCAAGGCCAGCGGGTCGGCCAGCACATCGTCGTGCTGAAGCAGCCGATCGGCGTTTGCGCCGCCATCACGCCGTGGAATTTCCCGGCGGCGATGATCACCCGCAAAGTGGGCCCGGCGCTGGCCGCCGGCTGCACCATGGTGGTCAAGCCCGCCGAGCTGACGCCTTTGACGGCGTTGGCCCTGGGCGTGCTGGCGATCGAAGCGGGCATTCCCGCCGGCGTGCTGCAGTTCGTCACCGGCGATGCGGCGGCCATCGGCCAGGCGCTGTGCGAAAGCGATGTCGTGCGCAAGCTCAGCTTCACCGGCTCGACCAACGTCGGCCGCATCCTGATGAGCCAATGCGCCCCGACCATCAAGAAGCTGTCGCTGGAACTGGGTGGCAATGCGCCCCTGATCGTATTCGACGACGCCGACGTGGAGCGCGCGGTGGAAGGCATCATCGCTTCCAAGTTCCGCAATGCGGGCCAGACTTGCGTGTGCGCCAACCGCATCTATGTGCAGGCGGGCATCTATGACCGCATCGTCGAACGCCTGGTGGCGGCCGTCGGCGCCATGCGCGTGGGCAATGGCCTGGAGGCGGGTGTCACCCAGGGGCCGTTGATCAACGACAAGGCTGTCGCCAAAGTGCGCCAGCACATCGACGACGCCGTGGCGCAAGGCGCCAAGGTGGCTGTAGGTGGCACGGATCATCCTTTGGGCGGCACGTTCTTCACGCCCACGGTGTTGACCGGCGTCACGCAGGGCATGCGCGTGGCCCAGGAAGAAACCTTCGGCCCGATGGCGCCGCTGTTCCGTTTCGAGACCGAGGAAGAAGCGGTTGCCTTGGCCAATGACACGGAGTTCGGCCTGGCTGCGTACATCTTCACGGAAGACCGCCGCCGTATCTGGCGCGTCAGCGAAAGCCTGGAAACCGGCATGGTCGGTGTCAACACCGGCCTGATCTCGAACGAGGTCGCGCCTTTCGGTGGCGTCAAGCAATCCGGCCTGGGCCGCGAAGGCTCGCGCCACGGAATCGAGGAATACCTGGAACCCAAGTACGTCTGCATGCAGGATTGA
- a CDS encoding molybdopterin-binding protein, with amino-acid sequence MKTSARNQFAGTIQSIKTGAVNDEIVLRTKEGLELVAIITHASTVALGLTPGKAAYALIKASSIIVMMEADKVLVSARNCLRGKLTAVTKGAVNAEVQIDTHEGARVAAIVTNESADRLDLATGKEATAIFKASSVLIAVDD; translated from the coding sequence ATGAAAACCAGCGCCCGCAACCAGTTCGCCGGCACCATCCAAAGCATCAAGACCGGCGCGGTCAATGATGAAATCGTGCTGCGCACCAAGGAAGGGCTGGAACTCGTTGCGATCATCACACATGCCAGTACCGTCGCGCTGGGCCTGACGCCGGGCAAGGCCGCGTACGCCTTGATCAAGGCTTCGTCCATCATCGTCATGATGGAAGCCGACAAGGTGCTCGTGTCCGCGCGCAATTGCCTGCGTGGCAAGCTGACCGCCGTGACCAAGGGCGCCGTCAACGCCGAAGTGCAGATCGACACGCACGAAGGTGCGCGCGTCGCCGCCATCGTCACCAACGAGAGCGCCGACCGCCTGGATCTGGCCACGGGCAAGGAAGCGACGGCCATCTTCAAGGCGTCCAGCGTGCTGATCGCCGTGGATGACTGA
- a CDS encoding helix-turn-helix domain-containing protein codes for MRNVFLDSVDAVARPVLAISTDYPPGLLLETHSHRRAQFLYGATGLMEVGTDDGAWVVPPDSGVWIPAGKPHRVRMVGVSTRSLYIEPAAAPRKSLQCEVLKVSPLLRQLLLASSDVPAEYDHKGRDGALMRLVLHEVARAPSLPFFAPLPRHPALAELCVAFLHQPGIRDLAADWAQRLHKSERSFSRLFRQETGMAFGQWRQQACLLAALSRLAEGQSVTSVALELGYDSPAAFSTMFRKRLGQPPSAFGPDRQQD; via the coding sequence ATGCGCAACGTTTTCCTGGATTCCGTCGACGCCGTCGCACGTCCGGTCCTGGCAATCAGCACTGACTATCCGCCCGGCCTGCTGCTGGAAACCCACAGCCATCGCCGGGCCCAGTTCCTCTACGGCGCGACGGGACTGATGGAAGTGGGCACCGACGATGGCGCCTGGGTGGTGCCGCCGGACAGCGGCGTATGGATACCCGCCGGCAAGCCGCATCGGGTAAGAATGGTCGGCGTGAGCACGCGCAGCCTGTACATCGAACCCGCCGCGGCGCCGCGCAAGAGCCTGCAATGCGAGGTGCTGAAGGTGTCGCCCCTGTTGCGTCAGCTGCTGCTGGCCAGCAGCGATGTCCCGGCCGAGTACGACCATAAGGGCCGCGACGGCGCCTTGATGCGGCTGGTCCTGCATGAGGTCGCCCGCGCGCCGTCCCTGCCTTTCTTCGCGCCGCTGCCGCGCCATCCCGCCTTGGCCGAGTTGTGCGTCGCCTTCCTGCACCAGCCCGGGATACGCGACCTGGCGGCCGATTGGGCCCAGCGCTTGCACAAGAGCGAACGCAGCTTCAGCCGCCTGTTCCGCCAGGAAACCGGCATGGCCTTCGGGCAATGGCGTCAGCAGGCCTGCCTGCTGGCCGCGCTGTCGCGGCTGGCGGAAGGGCAGTCGGTCACGTCGGTGGCATTGGAGTTGGGCTACGACAGCCCGGCGGCGTTTTCGACGATGTTCCGCAAGCGCCTGGGACAACCGCCATCGGCTTTCGGGCCGGATCGGCAGCAGGACTGA